From the Eleutherodactylus coqui strain aEleCoq1 chromosome 9, aEleCoq1.hap1, whole genome shotgun sequence genome, the window cggcctcgcctctatagataagggtcgtagtgtaaatacttgacccaagcgtattcgaatttcccttttaagtatgctgattctcgtatttaattgctcgacgcgtttcaccacttcaattctcgtggatcatcaggagcattataaatcgggattgagtagagacagtatagatgatatcatgaggtcaccaatagaccaattgataaagaaacgaatatcttaatttttggagggcctgttcatgcagcaggtttctcaaaggatcgggtctagcctgggtagaaagttcgatactcaaatttctcttattgacaaaagcaataatttgagatttgccagagatagcgtatcctaatgacccaaatcagccttgaatgcgaatgtctggcgtggggtgttcaggactgatacgggaatgttcaagctgctactactcacagaaacataccatagggatgcagtattatgctgtgagtaaagtagtattggagcaatccgtctctgtccagagattggatagccggttcgtcctatgtAATATGCATAttgggacgctaagccggtatcgcaagggtttttgtgcctgtgcttattcaggacacatatccccaggtgaggaaaaggagagaagcactagccccctgcttctctatagagaacaccccgttcaccaatctgctgcttctttagctatcacataaacagactagtgatttactagcctgttacgtgtaTTACACTCTACTTCCAGAGGGGACAGCACGTTCAATGTGACAGTCCCCTTTAAAGTAGAAAACCCCTTTTCATATGTGGCTTTTTTATTGGAGACACCCATCCAGTAGCGTATTTGACCTCCTTCAGTCGTCATAACCCCATCAACTGATTGTGGCGTTGATTCACAGGTATGATGACCCAAGTTGTGCCAAGAAACCTTCAcatcattactccacctccaccatgTTCTACATGCTATTTTCTGGCCCTCTCATCAGCGAGGTACTACAGGATTTTAGATTCATCGGACTGGAcaatgtttttccattgcttttCACTTGACCATACACTCTATGCTTGGCAAAATGATTCCTGACACCCTCCTCTATCCCCTTTTATCAATGAGTTGTTGATAAAGTGGGCATTCACAGTTGAGGCAGTAGATTGGCCGATGGGGTCTCCCTAGGCCCCCTTTTGGGACAATCTTTGTAAAATAGTGTAGAACCACTGAAAAAAATATTGCCCTTGTGGGTATATTCAAACTACCCCTTGTTTTCATGtgacctttaaaggagatgtcccgaggcagcaagtgggtctatacacttctgtatggccataataatgcactttgtaatgtacattgtgcattaattatgagccatacagaagttataaaattggatgcccatctttagtgacggtgtggttggatggtatttaccacgccccttacttactttttttgtttttgttgttttatgtgttgtgcccctatatgtgcatttttaaaaagttcaaaataaaaattatattttttaattcaagtcaccactgtgaaagttTTACAGTATAGTTTTATGAACCCACAACTGGCACctacaaaaactacagttcgccacgaaaaaaacaagccctcagacagcaaagttgacagaaaaatgaagttatggcttttgagatgtggagatgaaaatcccccaaatatCTTTgcgtcctcaacaccaaaatagtccctgtccttaaaggggttaatagattcaTCAACCTATTTTTCTCGTTTCCCCCACATCAGTGTGTACCAGACTATCGCCCCTTCCCATTTATTCTTTCCCCTATTAAGATCCTTTCGATTTCCAttccccctgatatatttacataCATGACAGAAGCTGCAGAGACTGTTACCCCAAACTTGGTTTTCCTCACACTAATAGCCTGACCGTTTCCTCCCCCCCACACCCTTACTTCCCTTCTGTTCCATCATTGGAGGGAAATGCTGTCACTCAGATGCCCCACCCCTCCACTCCCCCTAATCTGATATTTAAGGACTCGAAGAGCAGGTACCTCTCATACCTGCACCTCAGACACCAGGATCCTCACCTGCAGCCTGGTCCTCTCCCTATAGCTTCCCTACTGGTGAGTGCCTCTCTTTTCACTAACGGTCTTTGTAGAGACCCATACCTATGTCTATTACTACTTTTGCGTTACTCTATTTTCACCCTCCAATCCTATTTCTACTTTCTCTAGGCCGTGCTGACATGGCAACCTAAATACTCATGGCCCCCCTATACCCCCATTATAAATACTTTCCAGTACTTATTTATGGTATTCATTAGGAGTTTTGACATAGTCAAAAGATTCAGAAATATTTTATATCCCAGGGTTATGACTTGCATGCTACATcaccattattaaccccttagtgaccacacaatttttttgctttttttccattttcgtcccccccccccccctttaaaaaaaaaaatcataactcctttatttatccatcgacgtcgctgtctgagggctttttttgcaggacgagttgtatttttcaatggtgctatttaatgtaccatataatgtactaaaaaacgtctaagtggagagaagtcagtacgattgctatgatactaaacttgtacagtttttttttttcctgcaggatgTAAAGACTATTacgcagtcactaaggggttaaaccagatCATCACATTTTATGACAGCGATTCTATTGATTGCTTTTTGAATTGTTCTGTTAGGCCTTTTCACTTATTGACCCCATGAGATATTGACGTCGAAGTGACTGACATCCTTTTTACTTCTACACGGAGACATTGTTTGTTCCATCAGATGAGTAACCATGTACTTTAATGACTATTGTTAACATTACTACTATTGCTGATCTGATTTTTATTTGTGATTGTATGATTAGTTTTGCTATTATGACTCTTGATTAGattgttttttcctacttttcTTCGGCTCCCACTTTCTGCTTCTATTTCATTTTATCAATACTTTTAAACTTAAACGTTTCTGTGCGCTGTAGCATGTCTTGCCCCAGCAATTACTTGTTTTGAGGAAAAACCTCTTCAGTATTATTCTGCTGGTTTTACTCCTTATATAATATCATTATATCTTActatcaccattttttggagtcgTTGCGCCTTGAGTCACtcccaagctctgatatgtcctttgtgAGTACCAGTGCAcaaaactgtgcacaatattccatgcgtggtctgaccactgacatttaaccccttcagtggcacgcccggaaattttctgtaACTTGCTccgctgcccatagtgatatagctcagaagatttctgggctatttttcactatgggacctgcagaggacaatgccataagctgtggcagtgtgctctgcctgcacagacccacacagaatagtgcaggactttaaaaaaagaagcaggaagatagaactGATCTGCCAGCAActtctgcactgctttgtttacaggttaccaaggagaccatcggcttgtcagaagccagccgatggtctccgtggcaGGGGGAGCTGGTGTTTGGCTGTCAggggatagccaggcaccagctcttacaagAGAgaacagagaaaacctccgatctctgctgctTAACACTTTACATGCAGCGGTCTATGCAACTGCAGTATGTaaggggctgtcaccatcggaccccccacAATGTGATCAAGGGGCCCTGATGGGTCTTTGTGccacccggaggcttgaatatagcctccgggtcttCCAGCTAGCTATGATGCTCAGACTCTGTTGGAGtgtcatagcctgtctaataccctgcCATGTCgtttgcatgagggcttgttttttgcgggacgagttgtatttttcaatggtgctatttaaagtaccatataatggactaaaaaaaaacgttaaaaaaattcttagtggagaaaaataaaaaaacgacattccgccatctttcagtgcgtcttgtttctacggcgcacaaactgcaacaacaatgacatgataactttatttccagagcgtcatcccgacggccccattacatatggaggttgccctctgacccaggtagggacaggaagagtttaaaagcacctccctttccacccatgcttcagtgtcttcctgtccctacggtgggacagaggagcagctccagagctgcaggagataggaagctgcggaggcaagaagacttaccgcaaagaaatacttaccgcacgctgtgcggcccccctggaggggtagaggtcggggccgcacactcaagagtccctgcatccccgacctgcgctgccgacggagccgtcagtcgcccagtagcgctggtctccctcgcgcggatcgcatgttcgggccgccgctgctgtgatgggatagttcctcctggcaggggaacggcagcggcggcctccctggacctcgggcgcatagcggtgacgtcatccggcgtggtgacgtcacgcgcacaacgtagggggcgtggctaccggcaaaaacccggaaatggcgccaaatttgaaaatcctccccataaaagcaggctaaactccatggaggttcctgctgactgccagacaagtgtatgtgagtatgtctacccgcgacagctcagcacgtgagggagagattgacaccctaccaactgtaagtaggctatacgccaaaacatgcgcaagtggtcacttgtacagcggatgcatatatgttccctttcttgtctcccctctcccccactttcatgggtagatggataaggagggtccaaagaaaatggacccgaggaaaaaatcgaaaaaatgcgtcctctgcaacaaaaggctcgaggagagctataaaaaacccctatgcgaggagtgagtgtattaccgcaagtaatgctcctgaatccaacgcttgcactgctataacagtgaattgctctgccttcacagatgcacggggaaaattctcgcagaggagaaagcagcattcaaatccgatatccgctgcatgataagggaagagctgcaggcttccatggcgtcccttccccaggcccagccaggtccgtcacgggtccctaaaagacctagacagaccgagtcggcgagttcgatctccggtgaatcgctggagctcctatccgaaggggaattagaggacccaccggttcccatagaagacgagaagaaatattacttctcatcaaacgacattgcgcacctcatcaaggcggtgagggaaacaatgcaaattgaggaagataacccgccgagaacaatccaggatgagatgtttggcggcctccgatctagaagaaagatcatgttcccagtcaaccagacgctgcagcaagtgatcatagatgaatggcaggaaccggaaaaaaggatcactgttccaaaagagatccgaaaccggctcgcattcgctaccgaggacgtccgcctgtacagggaaacccccaaggtggacatccagatcgcaaaagtggccaagaagaccctcttgcccttcgaggacacctcccagctatccgatccgatggataaaaaaatcgacggattaatgaagaaagcctgggaggcaacatccctcaccatcgaggctaacatagcctcaacctcagtggctagatccatggcgctctggctaaacaggctagaagcctccataaaggatcgggcccccagagaggagttggccagctgtctccccctcttaaaaatggctaccgccttcctggctgacgcatcagcggagacggtaagatacggggcaaaaaccggagtcctcagcaactcagcgagaagggcactatggctgaagacttgggccgcagacattacatccaaaaataagctctgcgccatccccttccaaggggaatatatgtttgggcccgtcctggacaaaatcctggaaaaagtcggcgacaagagtaaaaccctgcctgacagacaacctttcaggaaaccatccttcccgaagaggatgcgccagcctcctcccgaagttaaagggaaagggaagactggaagatggtcgtaccccaagggaggtcggggtaaggaagtccaaccctcccctgaacaaacagggggtagattagcgggctatctaagccagtggcaaggggtaacgtctaacccctgggtactccgaataatcgaagcagggtaccaaattgaattccactcgctaccccctaggagattccttataacctccccggggtccctacaggaacaagggaacctcataaaaggcgttcaggaacttaaggacctaggggtcattacacaagtccccgattatgaaaggggtgagggattctattcccccctatttctaataaaaaaaccgaatggttccattaggactatatttaatcttaaagccctaaatcaatttatctcgtacaaaaaattcaagatggaaacagtaagatccatcgtcccactaatagatcgagatagtgtaatgtgcaccatagatcttaaagatgcatattaccatgtcccaataacggcagcccatcacaagtacctgaggtttgctctgcgggagggagacaagatccaacattaccaattcacggcccttccattcggaatctccaccgcccctcgggtattcacgaaaatcgttatagagatggtagcctacttcaggcggaatcagatccgcatatttccgtatctggatgactttttgttggtgtcaaggacggagaagaccatgcgtatagacctatccatggtcttatccaccctaaacagtttagggtggatagttaacaagcagaagtccgacttgaaccctggtacacaaaaggtgtacctgggagtattactagactcccacatccaggaatcccggcttccatcatctaggaaggaagacctcacccaaagagtaaaatccttctgtcaggctacggcggtttccattagagaaacaatgaaggtgctgggcatcctgacggcttgcattcagatagtcccatgggcacaggcccatacccggcaattacaaggatttatccttgccaactgggacaaacggcagacatccctggataagaaggtgagcctgtccgtccgagtcaaagagtccctacgctggtggacctcacagaggaacctaagcaaaggtacctcttggtcacaagaatctaccgtacccatcacaacagatgccagcaaaacgggatggggagcccaagtagccgaccaaaatctacaggggatttgggacccccaagtagctaaacgctcatccaatttcagagaactaagggcaatctgggaagcccttcaggcggcagaaccccttataaaaggaaggcatgtcaaaatcctaaccgataatatgacagctctgtcatttgttcgtcaccaggggggaacgcgacacccgcacctgcaacgactggcaacagagatactccgctgggcggaatccaacgtgctgtccctctcagcgatccacttaaaagggtccacaaacgtcgctgccgacttcctgagcagacagagcatccatccaggagaatggggactgaatcagcgagtcttcgaccaactaatctgccagtggggagaaccgcagatagacctgttcgccacgaagagaaattcaaagtgccaggacttttactcgctgaaccccagagacaatccacgcggggtagacgccctgtcccaaagctgggacatggacctagcctacgcctttcctcccttcccactgatcccccgcaccctcaggaaaatccaaaccagccgggcgtcagtcatactagttgcccctatgtgggacaaaaggccctggtatcccctgctaaaagccttggcgatccagggtccattcctactaccagccgtagaagatcttctcctccagggcccactaacatacccaggggtcgagaaattgaagctagcagcatggatgctgaaagcatgatactgcgtgggaagggactctcccataatgtaattactaccctaacaaaaagccgtaaacctatcacgatagccatctacgataggatatggaaaaaattcacagagttctgtaaaatagagccagggaaaatcccaggaattgacattcccgtaatcctggaatttttgcaggcaggcctagaaaaaggccttagtcctagaacccttaaagtccatacagcagcactagggtcctatctagattttcccttggcagaacaccgctgggtgcgtaggtttctcaaaggggcagaacggcttcgaccctttgttagagaaacctttcctacctgggacctaaatatagtcttaactagcttttgccaatcccccttcgaacccctctcacaactctccttgaggctgctcacactaaaagttacccttttagttgccataacatcggctcggagaataggggaattgcaagcattacaatgtattgaaccatacatggtaatacaagacgacaggattaccttcaaactagacccagccttccttccgaaggtagtgtcaaaatttcatagggagcagacgatcactctgccctccttctgtcaaaatccccgtaacgagaaagagagagaatttcataacctagacgttaggagagctgttctagcgtacctagaggccacccgctctttccgtaaaaataataacctcttcattcaatttcaggggccggcaaaaggaaagacggcaactaagagcaccatcgcgaggtggatcaagaccgccatccaagaggcatataaagccaggggtctcgaccctccgggaaaaattagagctcactccactcgctctctttcctcctcttgggcagaaaaaggccaggcgtctgccgagcagatctgcaaggcggcgacctggtcgagtatacatacatttacccgacattacagggttaacgtccagtcggacaaagacctgagttacggacgtaaagtccttcaggcagtagtcccaccctagggccacgtataatttggtatactccatatgtaatggggccgtcgggatgacgctctggaaggacacggattacttaccggtagtcccttttccaggagtcatcacgacggcccatagttccctcccctttaagaataatttatgttcttcaaatgtaaatatgaccgaataaaggtaaaatttggtttagtaaacattgtccaccgtaatgatttataagtcactgaagcatgggtggaaagggaggtgcttttaaactcttcctgtccctacctgggtcagagggcaacctccatatgtaatggggccgtcgtgatgactcctggaaaagggactaccggtaagtaatccgtgtccttTATGAAACCAAACTTGTATAGATTGTCttgatttttttgctgtagtacttgtatttttaacttttttctaacCCCTTCATGAaggaaccccttttttttttccattttcgtcccccccccttaaaaaaatcataattcctttatttatcaatcgacgtcgctgtatgagggcttgtttgcgggatgagttttttttcaatggtgctatttaatgtaccatataatgtactgaaaaacttttacaaaatcctaagtggagtaaaatgaaaaaaaaccgacatttcgccatctttcagtgcatcttgtttctacggtgcacaaactgcaacaaaaacgacatgatgactttattctatgggtcagtaacatagtaacatagtatgtagggctgaatgaagacaattgtccatctagtccagcctgtatatcctcctgtgttgatccagaggaaggcaaaaaaccccaagggcagaagccaaatagcccttttggggaaaaaattccttcccgactccctaatggcaatcagacttgttccctggatcaacccctaatagttcctacctgcctgtataccctgattaacaattaacctaagatttatagcctataatatccttcctctccagaaagacatcaagtccccttttaaactcctctaaggattttgccatcaccacatcctccggcagagagttccacagtctaactgcacttacagtaaagaatccccttctatgttggtgatgaaacctactttcctctaatcgtagcggatgtcctcttgttaccatcgcagtcctgggtgtaaacagatcttgggaaagatccttgtattgtcccctcatgtatttatacatagttatttgatcaccccttagccgtctttttttctagagtaaatagtcccaatttggatagcctctttgggtattccagtcccgtcattccatgtattagtttagtcgctcttctttgaaccccttcaagcactgtaacatctttcctgagcaccgctgACCAgagctgtacacagtattccatgtgaggcctgactagtgccttatataatggaaggataatgttctcatccttcgcccctatacttcttttaatgcaccccaagactttatttgcctttgcagcagctgactg encodes:
- the LOC136578956 gene encoding uncharacterized protein → MIREELQASMASLPQAQPGPSRVPKRPRQTESASSISGESLELLSEGELEDPPVPIEDEKKYYFSSNDIAHLIKAVRETMQIEEDNPPRTIQDEMFGGLRSRRKIMFPVNQTLQQVIIDEWQEPEKRITVPKEIRNRLAFATEDVRLYRETPKVDIQIAKVAKKTLLPFEDTSQLSDPMDKKIDGLMKKAWEATSLTIEANIASTSVARSMALWLNRLEASIKDRAPREELASCLPLLKMATAFLADASAETVRYGAKTGVLSNSARRALWLKTWAADITSKNKLCAIPFQGEYMFGPVLDKILEKVGDKSKTLPDRQPFRKPSFPKRMRQPPPEVKGKGKTGRWSYPKGGRGGNATPAPATTGNRDTPLGGIQRAVPLSDPLKRVHKRRCRLPEQTEHPSRRMGTESASLRPTNLPVGRTADRPVRHEEKFKVPGLLLAEPQRQSTRGRRPVPKLGHGPSLRLSSLPTDPPHPQENPNQPGVSHTSCPYVGQKALVSPAKSLGDPGSIPTTSRRRSSPPGPTNIPRGREIEASSMDAESMILRGKGLSHNVITTLTKSRKPITIAIYDRIWKKFTEFCKIEPGKIPGIDIPVILEFLQAGLEKGLSPRTLKVHTAALGSYLDFPLAEHRWVRRFLKGAERLRPFVRETFPTWDLNIVLTSFCQSPFEPLSQLSLRLLTLKVTLLVAITSARRIGELQALQCIEPYMVIQDDRITFKLDPAFLPKVVSKFHREQTITLPSFCQNPRNEKEREFHNLDVRRAVLAYLEATRSFRKNNNLFIQFQGPAKGKTATKSTIARWIKTAIQEAYKARGLDPPGKIRAHSTRSLSSSWAEKGQASAEQICKAATWSSIHTFTRHYRVNVQSDKDLSYGRKVLQAVVPP